One stretch of Halapricum desulfuricans DNA includes these proteins:
- a CDS encoding type I 3-dehydroquinate dehydratase, with the protein MDFDSFVLAASTADLGDEPGAREHADCIEFRMDLAESPLEALESYDGKLPVLATNRADWEGGEATDDGRRLDELERAAERDAVEAIDLELETMRSGDGERVADHAREHGGDVVVSSHDFEGTPGMTDLQETLRAACTHGDVGKLAVTARARADVLDLLVATRAATAEGDRVATMAMGEPGRHSRAVAPLYGSRIGYAPVDPAKATAPGQYDLATLADLIAALEGESE; encoded by the coding sequence ATGGACTTCGACTCGTTCGTGCTGGCGGCCTCGACGGCGGACCTCGGCGACGAACCCGGCGCTCGCGAACACGCCGACTGCATCGAGTTCCGTATGGACCTGGCCGAATCGCCACTGGAAGCGCTCGAGAGCTACGACGGGAAGCTCCCGGTCCTCGCGACCAACCGGGCCGACTGGGAAGGCGGCGAGGCGACCGACGACGGGCGGCGGCTCGACGAACTCGAGCGGGCGGCCGAACGCGACGCCGTCGAGGCGATCGACCTCGAACTCGAGACGATGCGCTCGGGCGACGGCGAGCGCGTGGCCGATCACGCCCGCGAGCACGGTGGAGACGTCGTGGTCTCGAGCCACGACTTCGAGGGCACGCCCGGCATGACTGACCTTCAGGAGACGCTCCGGGCGGCCTGCACCCACGGCGACGTCGGCAAACTCGCCGTGACCGCGCGGGCCCGCGCCGACGTGCTCGACCTGCTGGTCGCGACGCGGGCCGCGACCGCCGAGGGTGATCGCGTCGCGACGATGGCGATGGGCGAACCGGGCCGTCACTCTCGTGCGGTCGCGCCGCTGTACGGCTCGCGGATCGGCTACGCGCCGGTCGATCCGGCGAAAGCGACCGCGCCGGGGCAGTACGATCTGGCGACGCTGGCTGACCTGATCGCCGCGCTGGAAGGGGAGAGCGAGTGA
- a CDS encoding PrsW family intramembrane metalloprotease, whose translation MRPRKVLRIGRWEVTKNAGGIDRKTAAVVAAALLVLGAAVPLVLAQGGVTLDEGFYRVGVEEESPLYPVVESDPTFAVRDSDAELGSEIDLRIVGSQVVASDSQKGASALSELRSSVDSYNDRVMADEPNQTAAFPVTVTVTYAERNLTIGPADGTGDGGTDGTTGDGTGDGGTDGTTGDNGTGDGGTDGTTGDGTGDGGDGTGDRDTDGTTGDSGAGGDVGSIARGLTGSDEMSGTPSEISPPFPFQSLILAFLFIIPLNFVIQAYGSTMLSERLNRRGELMLVTPVSRWDIIAGKTLPYFLGAMAFEGAIAGAVIALEPGSGSGAYAMLAVVPLVLLFLSATFLGAMFARSFKELTFVTVTITVGLTAYAFVPAIFTDVTPIALVSPLTVVVRDIQGVAIAPLEAAISTLPPLFTATLFFVLGAGLYREEDMFTQRSIPLKVLDSLAGRIRRRRSVALMVVLLMPLVVLAELVAVAAIYPISLGLPRPLWLGLILLAIVTIEELAKSLPAYAGFVHSRYDRTVRSALVVGALAGLGFFVAEKGLLVVQLLGGLPEVQQAAVVSAGPTAGIDPLVGLGLLLAPLALHVVTAATSAVGMRSGRQGYAIGLTAAIAIHFAYNYAVVMLVV comes from the coding sequence GTGCGACCGCGCAAGGTCCTGCGGATCGGTCGCTGGGAAGTGACGAAAAACGCCGGCGGGATCGACCGCAAGACCGCCGCGGTCGTGGCCGCGGCGCTGCTCGTGCTCGGGGCGGCCGTCCCGCTCGTGCTCGCTCAGGGCGGCGTGACCCTCGACGAGGGCTTTTACCGAGTGGGCGTCGAGGAGGAGAGCCCGCTCTATCCGGTCGTCGAGAGCGATCCGACGTTCGCGGTTCGGGATTCCGACGCGGAACTGGGCTCCGAGATCGACCTGCGGATCGTCGGTTCGCAGGTGGTCGCCAGCGACTCCCAGAAGGGGGCGTCGGCGCTGTCGGAGTTACGCAGCAGCGTCGACTCGTACAACGACCGCGTGATGGCTGACGAACCCAACCAGACGGCCGCGTTCCCGGTCACGGTGACGGTCACCTACGCCGAGCGAAACCTCACGATCGGTCCAGCGGACGGGACCGGCGACGGAGGCACAGACGGCACGACGGGCGATGGAACGGGCGACGGAGGCACAGACGGCACGACGGGCGACAACGGAACGGGCGACGGAGGCACAGACGGAACAACGGGTGATGGGACAGGCGACGGTGGGGACGGGACAGGTGACAGAGACACAGACGGCACGACAGGCGACAGTGGTGCAGGCGGCGACGTCGGCTCGATCGCTCGCGGTCTGACGGGCAGCGACGAGATGTCGGGAACGCCCTCGGAGATTTCCCCGCCGTTTCCCTTCCAGTCGCTCATTCTGGCGTTTCTGTTCATCATTCCGCTGAACTTCGTCATTCAGGCGTACGGGTCGACGATGCTGAGCGAGCGACTCAACCGCCGCGGGGAACTCATGCTCGTCACGCCGGTCAGTCGCTGGGACATCATCGCCGGCAAGACCCTGCCGTATTTCCTCGGCGCGATGGCCTTCGAGGGCGCGATCGCGGGCGCGGTCATCGCACTCGAACCAGGGTCCGGCAGCGGCGCGTACGCGATGCTCGCGGTCGTCCCGCTGGTGTTGCTGTTCCTGTCGGCGACGTTCCTCGGGGCGATGTTCGCCCGGTCGTTCAAGGAACTCACTTTCGTCACCGTCACGATCACCGTTGGGCTGACGGCCTACGCGTTCGTGCCGGCGATCTTCACCGACGTGACGCCGATCGCGCTGGTCTCGCCGCTGACGGTCGTCGTCCGCGATATCCAGGGCGTCGCGATCGCACCGCTCGAGGCGGCGATCTCGACGCTCCCGCCGCTGTTCACCGCGACGCTGTTTTTCGTCCTCGGGGCGGGCCTCTACCGCGAGGAGGACATGTTCACCCAGCGGTCGATCCCGCTGAAGGTACTTGACTCGCTGGCCGGCCGGATCAGACGGCGGCGCAGCGTCGCGCTGATGGTCGTGTTGCTCATGCCGCTGGTCGTCCTCGCCGAACTGGTGGCCGTGGCGGCGATCTATCCGATCTCGCTGGGGTTGCCCCGGCCGCTGTGGCTCGGACTGATCCTGCTCGCGATCGTCACGATCGAGGAACTGGCAAAGAGCCTGCCGGCCTACGCGGGGTTCGTCCACAGCCGCTACGACCGGACGGTCCGATCGGCACTGGTCGTCGGCGCGCTCGCCGGCCTCGGATTCTTCGTCGCCGAGAAGGGGCTGCTCGTCGTCCAGCTGCTGGGCGGACTGCCGGAGGTCCAGCAGGCGGCGGTCGTCTCGGCCGGCCCGACAGCCGGGATCGACCCGCTCGTCGGGCTGGGGCTGTTGCTCGCGCCGCTTGCGCTGCACGTCGTCACCGCGGCGACCTCGGCGGTCGGGATGCGATCTGGACGACAGGGGTACGCTATCGGGCTCACCGCGGCGATCGCGATTCACTTCGCCTACAACTACGCGGTGGTGATGCTCGTTGTTTGA
- the sucC gene encoding ADP-forming succinate--CoA ligase subunit beta has product MRLHEYQAKEVFADAGIPTPDSQLAGTVEEAVDAAASIGYPVAVKAQVHVGGRGKAGGIELADSESELRDAADAILGMDLKGYRVERVLVEAAVDFVDELYVGVTMDRGRGRPVAMVSTRGGVDIEEVAAEEPDAIAREHVDPAFGMHPFQARKVVYEAGVDRDVAGDVASILRTLYQLWDERDGSDAEINPLMITSAESADSASDEREVIAADAVFNVDEDALFRQPELAEMEDEAGSGDELEAKADEYGFDYVRLDGNVGIIGNGAGLVMTTLDLVDYYGGSPANFLDVGGGAKAQRIANALDMVFSDDNVDSVVFNIFGGITRGDEVAGGINQALEEFDEIPKPVVVRLAGTNAEEGMAILNEELVTVEDTLEEAVQRAVEYAQEVSA; this is encoded by the coding sequence ATGCGATTGCACGAATACCAGGCCAAGGAGGTCTTCGCGGACGCCGGGATCCCGACGCCGGACTCGCAACTGGCCGGAACCGTCGAGGAGGCCGTCGATGCGGCCGCGTCGATCGGCTATCCGGTCGCGGTCAAGGCACAGGTACACGTCGGGGGCCGGGGCAAGGCCGGCGGGATCGAACTCGCCGACTCCGAGTCGGAACTCAGAGACGCCGCAGACGCGATCCTCGGGATGGATCTGAAGGGCTATCGCGTCGAGCGCGTGCTCGTCGAGGCGGCGGTCGACTTCGTCGACGAGTTGTACGTCGGCGTGACGATGGACCGCGGGCGGGGCCGACCGGTCGCGATGGTCTCGACGCGCGGCGGGGTCGACATCGAGGAAGTCGCCGCGGAAGAGCCCGACGCCATCGCCCGCGAGCACGTCGATCCGGCCTTCGGGATGCACCCGTTTCAGGCCCGGAAGGTCGTCTACGAGGCCGGCGTCGATCGCGACGTGGCCGGCGACGTGGCCTCGATACTGCGGACGCTCTACCAGCTGTGGGACGAACGCGACGGGTCGGACGCCGAGATTAACCCGCTGATGATAACGAGCGCGGAGTCCGCGGACAGCGCGAGCGACGAGCGCGAGGTGATCGCCGCCGACGCCGTGTTCAACGTCGACGAGGACGCCCTCTTTCGCCAGCCTGAACTCGCCGAGATGGAAGACGAAGCCGGGAGCGGCGACGAACTCGAGGCCAAGGCCGACGAGTACGGCTTTGACTACGTCCGGCTCGACGGCAACGTCGGCATCATCGGCAACGGGGCGGGCCTGGTGATGACGACGCTCGATCTGGTCGACTACTACGGCGGCTCGCCGGCCAACTTCCTCGACGTGGGCGGCGGTGCCAAGGCCCAGCGGATCGCCAACGCGCTCGATATGGTCTTCTCCGACGATAACGTCGATTCGGTGGTGTTCAACATCTTCGGCGGGATCACCCGCGGCGACGAAGTCGCCGGTGGCATCAATCAGGCTCTCGAGGAGTTCGATGAGATCCCCAAGCCGGTGGTCGTCCGGCTGGCCGGAACCAACGCCGAGGAGGGGATGGCGATCCTCAACGAGGAGCTGGTCACGGTCGAGGACACGCTGGAGGAAGCCGTCCAGCGTGCGGTCGAATACGCACAGGAGGTGAGCGCGTAA
- a CDS encoding ABC transporter ATP-binding protein, which produces MIEVRDLRKEYGGFPAVEGSTFSVESGEVFGIVGPNGAGKTTTLKMLAGLIEPTSGSVSVAGYDAGDSEMRRRLGFLPEESPLYEEMTANTYLHFFADLYDVPEDVAARRIDETLSELDLEHRDRQLGDVSKGMKRKVAIARSLINDPDVLIYDEPASGLDPLTTNYIIEFTSQLAQEGKTIVFSAHNLYHVESICDRVAIMNEGEIVARGDLDQLQAEHGETVYRVYTTVEVPDSVAKNGRYVRTVESMDEVEATREAASEAGGEVVDIRTDQSSLEEVFLNVADGRSDDRQTTAESNPEG; this is translated from the coding sequence ATGATCGAGGTCCGCGACCTTCGCAAGGAGTACGGCGGGTTCCCGGCGGTCGAGGGAAGCACGTTCTCGGTCGAATCCGGCGAGGTGTTCGGGATCGTCGGTCCGAACGGGGCCGGCAAGACCACGACGCTGAAGATGCTCGCGGGACTGATCGAACCAACCAGCGGCAGCGTCTCTGTCGCCGGTTACGACGCGGGTGACTCCGAGATGCGACGCCGACTCGGCTTTCTCCCCGAGGAGTCGCCGCTGTACGAGGAGATGACCGCGAACACCTACCTGCACTTCTTCGCGGACCTCTATGACGTCCCCGAAGACGTCGCTGCCCGGCGGATCGACGAGACGCTCTCGGAACTCGACCTCGAACACCGGGACAGACAGCTCGGTGACGTCTCGAAGGGCATGAAGCGGAAAGTGGCGATCGCACGCTCGCTGATCAACGATCCGGACGTGCTGATCTACGACGAGCCGGCCAGCGGGCTCGATCCGCTGACGACGAACTACATCATCGAGTTCACCAGCCAGCTGGCCCAGGAGGGCAAGACGATCGTCTTCAGCGCGCACAACCTCTATCACGTCGAGTCGATCTGCGATCGCGTGGCGATCATGAACGAGGGGGAGATCGTCGCCCGCGGCGACCTCGACCAGCTGCAGGCCGAGCACGGCGAGACGGTCTATCGGGTCTACACGACGGTCGAGGTTCCCGACAGCGTCGCGAAAAACGGCCGGTACGTCCGGACCGTCGAATCGATGGACGAAGTCGAGGCGACTCGCGAGGCGGCGAGCGAGGCCGGCGGCGAGGTCGTCGACATCCGGACCGACCAGTCCAGTCTGGAGGAGGTCTTTCTCAACGTGGCCGACGGTCGATCGGACGACAGACAGACGACAGCCGAGTCGAACCCGGAGGGCTGA
- a CDS encoding PAS domain S-box protein, producing MTDTEPIRVLHVDSDDDLLEVVAAHLESEAPALNVEGVTDPEAALERLDDGSIDCVVSDYRPTGIDGLDLLEHVRERDPEMPFVLYTSHGSEEIASEAVSAGVTEYMQKETGTDQYAVLANTIANAVEHARTEAALTESEQRYRTLVEQSHDGIFIYQHGTFEFVNERLCDITGYEESELLGMDVFELIHPEDRDRVRRISRKRQSDGGSPSRYEARVVTADGETRELSLNVHSITCDGEPAEMGSVRDVTDRYRSDERLEEFASVVAHDLRNPLNVLAGRLDLARETGDDVHFDALERSIDTMAVLLEDMRELARAGLPVRDPAVVDVADAARAGREPVDAELDLTLADGLPTVEADGDRLEDVFTECFENVAVHTGGESVRVEPVDGGFAVVDDGPGIPERERGRVFEAGYTTDTDRTGFGLAIVEWIGDAHGWSVTAEASSSGGTRIVVTDVE from the coding sequence ATGACAGACACCGAGCCGATACGCGTGTTGCACGTCGACAGCGACGACGACCTGCTCGAGGTGGTGGCGGCACACCTCGAGTCCGAGGCACCGGCCCTGAACGTCGAGGGCGTGACTGACCCCGAGGCGGCGCTGGAACGGCTCGACGACGGCTCGATCGACTGTGTCGTCAGCGACTACCGGCCGACCGGGATCGACGGGCTGGACCTGCTGGAGCACGTCCGCGAGCGCGACCCGGAGATGCCGTTCGTGCTCTATACCAGCCACGGCAGCGAGGAGATCGCCAGCGAGGCCGTCTCGGCAGGGGTCACCGAATACATGCAAAAGGAGACCGGGACCGACCAGTACGCCGTGCTCGCGAACACGATCGCCAACGCAGTCGAGCACGCCCGCACGGAGGCCGCGCTCACGGAGAGCGAGCAGCGCTACCGAACGCTCGTCGAGCAGAGCCACGACGGGATTTTCATCTATCAGCACGGTACGTTCGAGTTCGTCAACGAGCGCCTCTGTGACATCACCGGCTACGAGGAGTCCGAACTGCTCGGGATGGACGTCTTCGAACTCATTCATCCCGAGGACCGCGACCGTGTTCGGCGTATCAGTCGAAAGCGCCAGTCTGATGGGGGGTCCCCGAGCCGATACGAGGCCCGGGTCGTCACCGCCGACGGCGAGACGCGGGAGCTGTCGCTCAACGTCCACTCGATCACCTGCGACGGCGAACCTGCCGAGATGGGATCGGTTCGGGACGTCACCGATCGCTACCGGAGCGACGAACGGCTCGAGGAGTTCGCCAGCGTCGTCGCTCACGACCTTCGCAACCCGCTGAACGTGCTGGCCGGTCGGCTGGACCTCGCCCGCGAGACCGGCGACGACGTCCACTTCGACGCGCTCGAACGGTCGATCGACACGATGGCGGTGCTGCTTGAAGACATGCGCGAACTCGCCCGCGCCGGACTGCCGGTCCGCGACCCCGCCGTCGTCGACGTCGCCGACGCGGCCCGCGCGGGCCGAGAGCCGGTCGACGCCGAACTCGACCTGACGCTCGCGGACGGCCTGCCGACGGTCGAGGCCGACGGCGATCGCCTCGAAGACGTCTTCACCGAGTGCTTCGAGAACGTCGCGGTCCACACCGGCGGCGAATCGGTCCGCGTCGAGCCGGTCGACGGCGGCTTCGCGGTCGTCGACGACGGGCCCGGTATCCCCGAGAGGGAACGCGGGCGCGTCTTCGAGGCCGGGTACACCACCGACACCGACCGGACCGGGTTCGGGCTGGCGATCGTCGAGTGGATCGGGGACGCCCACGGCTGGTCGGTCACCGCCGAAGCGTCCTCCTCGGGCGGGACGCGGATCGTCGTCACGGACGTCGAGTAG
- the sucD gene encoding succinate--CoA ligase subunit alpha — MSVLVDEDTRVVVQGITGGEGRFHAEQMLEYGTNVVAGAVPGKGGQEIAGVPVYDTVQGAVREEDADASVVFVPPAFAADAVFEALDARGLDLVVAITEGIPTQDMSRVYRRLEETDTHLVGPNCPGVITPGVAKLGILPGNIFSAGRVGVVSRSGTLTYQVVDNLTQRGIGQTTAIGIGGDPIIGTDFVDALELFEGDPETDAVVMCGEIGGEDEEEAARYIGEYMDTPVAGFIAGRTAPPGKRMGHAGAIVSGSGTGTADSKITALEDNGVPVGDTPEAVADHVEDLL, encoded by the coding sequence ATGTCCGTACTGGTCGACGAGGACACGCGCGTCGTCGTGCAGGGGATCACCGGCGGCGAGGGCCGGTTCCACGCCGAACAGATGCTCGAGTACGGCACGAACGTCGTCGCCGGCGCGGTCCCGGGCAAGGGCGGCCAGGAGATCGCCGGCGTCCCGGTCTACGACACGGTTCAGGGGGCTGTCCGCGAGGAAGACGCCGACGCCTCGGTCGTGTTCGTCCCGCCGGCGTTCGCCGCGGACGCCGTCTTCGAGGCGCTCGATGCGAGGGGACTCGACCTCGTCGTGGCGATCACCGAAGGTATCCCCACCCAGGACATGAGCAGGGTCTACCGCAGGCTCGAAGAGACCGACACCCACCTCGTCGGCCCGAACTGTCCGGGCGTCATCACGCCGGGGGTCGCAAAGCTGGGGATCCTGCCCGGGAACATCTTCTCGGCAGGCCGAGTCGGTGTCGTCTCCCGGTCCGGGACCCTCACCTATCAGGTCGTAGACAACCTCACCCAGCGCGGCATCGGCCAGACGACCGCGATCGGTATCGGCGGCGATCCGATCATCGGGACGGACTTCGTCGACGCGCTAGAGTTGTTCGAGGGCGATCCCGAGACCGACGCCGTCGTCATGTGCGGCGAAATCGGCGGCGAAGACGAGGAGGAGGCCGCCCGGTATATCGGCGAGTACATGGACACGCCCGTCGCCGGGTTCATCGCGGGTCGCACGGCCCCGCCGGGCAAGCGTATGGGGCACGCCGGCGCGATCGTCTCCGGGAGCGGGACGGGTACGGCCGACTCGAAGATCACCGCACTGGAGGACAACGGGGTCCCGGTCGGGGACACGCCGGAAGCGGTGGCAGATCACGTCGAAGACCTGCTGTAA
- a CDS encoding ABC transporter permease — protein sequence MFDDVRVAIARRDIASLSRERTIVLALAIQVFIAAFSSFLVVGLTSMYDPGSVESGELTFGVSGETRDELERAAGSAGVETEHYPTREAAMDAFRRGEVVGVFHAESVDRRISVTATVPDGSVQSTLAVVKARDVLESLERDERTRRAAHLQTRPVSLPPEGDGSSYFGFTYTVLVPLLLFLPPFISGSVTVDVLTEEIERGTLELLQVAPVTMADVFDGKALGMAILAPAQALLWIALLVVNGITVANVVPLLALVSAVTLLVVVLGAVLGLLLGQRRQAQLLYSIVALGLFGVAALLPEHPATVAAKLAVGSETTVSTTTVLALSVLAVVSYAGTRRYVRTIDPERY from the coding sequence TTGTTTGACGACGTTCGAGTCGCCATCGCGCGACGCGACATCGCGAGCCTCTCGCGGGAGCGGACGATCGTCCTTGCGCTGGCGATACAGGTGTTCATCGCCGCATTCTCGTCGTTTCTGGTCGTCGGCCTCACCTCGATGTACGATCCCGGAAGCGTCGAGTCCGGCGAGCTGACTTTCGGAGTCTCCGGCGAGACCCGCGACGAACTCGAACGGGCGGCCGGGTCGGCCGGCGTCGAGACGGAGCACTACCCGACGCGCGAGGCCGCGATGGACGCCTTCCGGCGCGGGGAGGTGGTCGGCGTCTTCCACGCCGAATCGGTCGACCGGCGGATATCCGTGACGGCGACCGTTCCCGACGGGAGCGTGCAGTCGACGCTCGCTGTGGTGAAAGCCCGCGACGTACTGGAATCGCTCGAGCGCGACGAGCGCACGCGCCGGGCCGCGCACCTCCAGACCCGACCCGTGTCGCTCCCGCCGGAGGGCGACGGCAGTTCCTACTTCGGGTTCACCTACACGGTGCTCGTCCCGCTACTGTTGTTCCTGCCGCCGTTCATCAGCGGCTCGGTCACCGTCGACGTCCTGACCGAGGAGATCGAGCGCGGGACCCTGGAGTTGCTACAGGTCGCGCCCGTCACGATGGCGGACGTCTTCGACGGCAAAGCGCTCGGGATGGCAATCCTGGCTCCCGCCCAGGCGCTGCTGTGGATCGCGCTGCTGGTCGTCAACGGGATCACGGTCGCGAACGTCGTCCCGCTGTTGGCGCTGGTCTCGGCGGTCACGCTGCTGGTCGTCGTCCTCGGGGCGGTCCTCGGACTCCTGCTGGGCCAGCGCCGGCAGGCACAGTTGCTGTACTCGATCGTCGCGCTGGGGCTGTTCGGCGTGGCCGCGCTTCTGCCGGAACACCCCGCGACCGTGGCCGCGAAGCTCGCAGTCGGCAGCGAGACGACCGTCTCGACCACGACGGTTCTGGCGCTCTCGGTGCTCGCCGTCGTCTCCTACGCTGGGACCCGCCGATACGTGAGGACGATCGATCCCGAGCGGTACTAG
- a CDS encoding DUF7115 domain-containing protein gives MELPELVRDRLGEEDAQAGLALADDDLLCLTPTRTLLYRADGLLSDERVTAYPHDVERLELSEGRRKTKFHFEYVDDEQSLTVPTGATRDTLALLLEGILRTERVLDAEESVVEAFRFSELTLVVADDRIVKHVGSAVWDGECEAFDYEALTGIDFEQARVATEVVLYVDGRPERIKTPNDDARLVERALERALTEYFEVTSLSQLQSQFQSAADETDSASGRSDEYPFDSAIRPLGEGPEARAAPDDTVGVEPVEDTDELDASNGTEPVGDGDEARNSTATIPDAESAATATAGDEGDTRPAVGDEDGTQSAVSDEGESRSDESGTETTAAELERIETRLDELTTAVDKQNQLLRKHHAAIKQLVEELQSER, from the coding sequence ATGGAACTGCCGGAACTGGTTCGGGACCGCCTCGGCGAGGAGGACGCACAGGCCGGACTCGCGCTGGCTGACGACGATCTGCTCTGTCTGACGCCGACCCGGACGCTGCTCTACCGGGCGGACGGCCTGCTCAGCGACGAGCGCGTCACTGCCTACCCCCACGACGTCGAACGGCTCGAGCTGTCCGAGGGACGTCGGAAGACGAAGTTCCACTTCGAGTACGTCGACGACGAGCAGTCGCTGACAGTGCCGACCGGCGCGACCCGCGACACACTCGCGTTGCTCCTCGAAGGGATCCTTCGTACCGAGCGGGTTCTCGACGCCGAGGAGAGTGTCGTCGAGGCGTTTCGATTCAGCGAACTCACGCTCGTCGTCGCCGACGACCGGATCGTCAAACACGTCGGCAGCGCCGTCTGGGACGGCGAGTGCGAGGCCTTCGACTACGAGGCGCTTACCGGGATCGACTTCGAGCAGGCCCGCGTCGCCACGGAAGTCGTGCTGTACGTCGACGGGCGTCCGGAGCGGATCAAAACGCCCAACGACGACGCCCGACTCGTCGAGCGCGCGCTCGAGCGCGCGCTGACCGAGTACTTCGAGGTAACGTCTCTGTCGCAACTCCAGTCGCAGTTCCAGTCGGCGGCCGACGAGACTGATTCGGCAAGCGGGCGATCGGACGAGTACCCCTTCGACAGCGCGATCCGGCCGCTCGGTGAGGGCCCCGAAGCCCGCGCCGCCCCGGACGACACCGTCGGGGTCGAACCCGTCGAGGACACCGACGAACTCGACGCCAGCAATGGGACGGAGCCCGTCGGAGACGGCGACGAAGCGCGAAACTCCACCGCGACGATTCCCGACGCCGAATCCGCCGCGACGGCCACTGCCGGCGACGAGGGCGACACACGACCTGCCGTCGGCGACGAGGACGGCACGCAATCTGCTGTCAGTGACGAAGGCGAGAGCCGGTCCGACGAGAGTGGCACGGAGACGACTGCCGCCGAACTGGAACGGATCGAAACGCGACTCGACGAGCTGACGACCGCCGTCGACAAGCAAAACCAGTTACTTCGCAAACATCACGCCGCGATCAAACAGCTGGTCGAGGAGTTGCAGTCCGAGCGATAA
- a CDS encoding MFS transporter: protein MTDRWLYPWGLGSVAFGGASLLVPLYAVQLGASAFQLGLLASAAALAGAPGAVVFGRLADRVSVRRPLVVGTLAVVAACLAVFPFVSTVTTVVVANAALWLVIAAVAPVVTMVVVDAAPESAWAGRIGRLNKFQGYGWAVGLLVGTVWPLAVGRSVGVETATRTLFWAFAACGIVSAAGTA, encoded by the coding sequence ATGACCGACCGCTGGCTGTATCCGTGGGGGCTCGGATCCGTCGCGTTCGGCGGCGCGTCGCTTCTGGTGCCGCTGTATGCTGTCCAGCTCGGGGCGTCGGCGTTCCAGCTCGGGTTGCTGGCGTCGGCCGCCGCGCTCGCCGGTGCACCCGGTGCGGTCGTCTTCGGCAGGCTCGCCGACCGCGTTTCCGTTCGCCGGCCGCTCGTCGTCGGAACGCTAGCGGTCGTGGCCGCGTGTCTCGCCGTGTTCCCGTTCGTCTCGACCGTCACGACTGTCGTCGTCGCCAACGCCGCGCTCTGGCTGGTCATCGCGGCCGTCGCGCCCGTGGTGACGATGGTCGTCGTCGACGCGGCTCCGGAGTCGGCCTGGGCCGGACGGATCGGCCGGCTCAACAAGTTCCAGGGGTACGGGTGGGCCGTCGGGCTACTCGTCGGGACCGTCTGGCCGCTGGCCGTCGGCCGGTCCGTCGGCGTCGAGACGGCGACGCGAACGCTGTTCTGGGCGTTCGCCGCATGCGGGATCGTCAGTGCTGCAGGGACGGCGTGA
- a CDS encoding zinc ribbon domain-containing protein, producing MSDDRPPDDVAATCPRCGASISDHDGSCPSCGLVFLDDDGRLTDETATALFEDSDLDLETLELSGNEFYTPRWVRLLVGLAISAPMAPLVAFVAGSIVSLPLWVGSLVFVFGWALPAVVLSRLALPSAVVAAGLVVLGSTLVSAPAVIVAGRTLVGSNASTIGAFGPDVWTAQAAFLAIGVIVLVLGAVLYRYVNARRDAWAEDGPP from the coding sequence GTGAGCGACGACCGACCCCCGGACGACGTGGCCGCCACCTGCCCACGGTGTGGGGCATCGATCAGCGACCACGACGGGTCGTGTCCGTCCTGTGGGCTCGTCTTTCTCGACGACGACGGCAGACTGACCGACGAGACCGCGACGGCGCTGTTCGAGGACAGCGACCTCGACCTCGAAACGCTGGAGCTGTCCGGCAACGAGTTCTACACCCCGCGATGGGTTCGGCTGCTCGTCGGGCTGGCGATCAGCGCGCCGATGGCACCGCTCGTGGCGTTCGTCGCCGGCTCGATCGTGTCGCTCCCGCTGTGGGTCGGGAGTCTCGTCTTCGTGTTCGGCTGGGCGCTACCGGCGGTGGTTCTCTCGCGGCTGGCGCTGCCGAGCGCGGTCGTCGCCGCCGGACTTGTCGTCCTCGGTTCGACGCTCGTTTCGGCCCCGGCCGTGATTGTCGCCGGGCGCACGCTCGTCGGCTCGAACGCCTCGACGATCGGCGCGTTCGGCCCCGACGTCTGGACCGCTCAGGCCGCATTCCTGGCGATCGGAGTCATCGTTCTCGTACTCGGCGCAGTCCTGTACCGGTATGTGAACGCCAGGCGTGACGCGTGGGCCGAAGACGGACCGCCGTGA